The following DNA comes from Bacillota bacterium.
CATGGAGATCTCCTTGACCGGGTACTCGCCCTTCTGGACCCGCCACGCCGTCGCGTAGACCAACTGCCTGGCGGCCTCCAGGGCGGTGGCGTGCTCGGCCAGGTGATGACGGTTGGCCTGAAACTTGCCGACCGGCCGCCCGAACTGGATCCGCTCGCCGCCATACTTGATGGCCAGGTCGAGGGCCCGCTGCCCGCCGGCGACCGAGCCGGCCGCCCCGATCAGCCGCTCCCCCTGCAGTTCCCACATGATGTGGTAGAAGCCCTGATTGACCTGCCCCAGCAGGTTCTCGGCCGGTACCCGACAGTCTTCAAAGACCAGTTCGGCCGTGTCCGAGCTGTGTAATCCGACCTTTTCCAAGCGTCGGGCGACGGCGAAGCCGGGGGTCCCCTTCTCGACGATGAAGAGGGACAGCCCGGCCCATTGTTGTTCCTTGTCCGTGCGGGCTACGACCACGACAAAGTCGGCCCGGCAACCATTGGTGATGAAGCGTTTTGAACCATTCAGGACGTAGCTATCGCCGTCCCTGACGGCCGACATCCGGATGGCCGCCACGTCCGACCCGGCTTCGGGTTCGGTGATGGCCAGGGCGCTGACCTTCTCCCCCTTTATCGCCGGGCCGAGGAAGCGCCGCTTCTGTTCATCGGTCCCGAACTTGTGGATCGGCGGAGTGGCCATCTCCGTGTGGACCTCGACGGCCGTGGCCAGGCCGCCGGAGCGGCAGCCGGCCAAC
Coding sequences within:
- a CDS encoding acyl-CoA dehydrogenase family protein, giving the protein MSLILLGEGWWVGHFIFGDEHEQLRRSVRRFVERELAPHADEWEEAGGFPEEVFRRLGAQGFLGLRYPEEYGGQGGDYYTAIVLAEELAGCRSGGLATAVEVHTEMATPPIHKFGTDEQKRRFLGPAIKGEKVSALAITEPEAGSDVAAIRMSAVRDGDSYVLNGSKRFITNGCRADFVVVVARTDKEQQWAGLSLFIVEKGTPGFAVARRLEKVGLHSSDTAELVFEDCRVPAENLLGQVNQGFYHIMWELQGERLIGAAGSVAGGQRALDLAIKYGGERIQFGRPVGKFQANRHHLAEHATALEAARQLVYATAWRVQKGEYPVKEISMCKLFAARTAFAAADFALQLHGGMGYMMESEVQRIWRDARAWRIAAGTDEVMLEVISNELGL